The DNA window GCCAGAAAAATTGCCTGGAGAAGTAGCATGGGCGGTTGTGCATTTTCATCCAGCCATCGCGGGTCGACAATGGGGGTCCAGGAAACGCAATACTTGTTAAAACTGTCCATCAGTTCCTTCTGGACCGACACCGGTGGCAGCTCAAAAGCGCCTTGCTCTTGGAGCATTTTTAGGTCTGCGTCCGACACCTTTTGCTCGGGATATGTGGCTTCGCGGCCGGGCTTGACCATATTCTCGTTGAACGGCACGCTTCCGCCGAGATACTCACTACGCCCGCGGTAGctttcttccttgatgaAGGGCGCGCCATCGTTGTCGGGCAACGACAATGATCCCGTGGAAATTGCATTGGCCGCCTGAGCATGGTCTAAAGAGAAGCGTGGTTCTATCCGACTCTCGGTCGGGCCCACCGGGGCGTGGGAGGCGCTGCGCTGGGGTGTCTCGCTCAGAGCAGGGTCAGAGAGGTGCCGCCCCGGTGACAGACTGTTCGTGAATCTCTTGCGCTTCCTTGTATAGGGCCTAAATACATGCATTGTTTAGTCCCTAGGCCGCGCATTCCGGGCGCATCTACACACCTGCACTCCACATCGGACTTGCGGCAATTGGTGCATGGGTCGTGGATAGCCAAATCACAGCGCACCTGGGGCAGTCAGCATTGCCGAAATAAGGCTAGATCGATTGACCCGCTAATTACCTTGCGCTTGTGACAGATGATACACGCGGTGGACATGGCGCTATGGGGAAGGAATCAGTCGATCCGATGGAGGTCGGAGAGGTGCGTTGTGGATGTGGGGTTTAGCCGAGGCATTTCTGGAACACAGGAATGATGATGTCTAAGGTTGGCCCAGCACCGATTCACTATGAATGGTATATGTCACCTGGATCATGGCGACGGAAGCACCCCCCGTGCTGACGGACACCTCTCATGAGGGCATCACAATTGTCACAATCAACCGGTCCTCTCGGAAGAATGCGGTCGACTCCCTGACAGCCGCGAAGCTTTACGAGGCCATCCTCGCGTTTGAGGCCAACGCAAGACAAAAGGTCTGCATCCTCACCGGCACCGGTGATACTTTTTGTGCAGGTGCCGACTTGCACAGCGTTGCGCAAAGTCGCGATGACACTCCTGCCGACAATCTCCAGCCTGTCTCCGGCCGCAACCTAGGGCCCATGGGGCCTTCCCGGCTGATCGTTCAGAAACCCATCATTGCGGCGGTTGCCGGGTACGCGGTGGCCGGTGGCCTGGAGCTGAGTCTACTGGCCGACATGCGCGTGGCCGAGGAGGGCTCGGTTTTTGGCGTCTTCTGTCGGCGCTGGGGTGTGCCACTCATCGACGGAGGCACTGTTCGCCTGCAGGCGATTGTCGGCCTCGGTCGGGCCATGGATATGATATTGACTGGTCGGCCAGTTCACGCTCAGGAAGCACTAACTATGGGACTGGCCAACCGTGTGGTCCCCAAGGGAGAGTCGTTGAAGGAGGCTCTTGCCATTGCAAAGCAGCTCATCGCCTTCCCAGAGCTTTGCCTGAACACAGACCGGCGCTCATGCTACTACAGCGCATTTGAGGCCTCTTCcttccaggatgccatgTCTCAGGAATTCAATGCTGGGCGCAAAGTCATCTCTGCTGAGGCCATCGCAGGCGCGGCCGCATTCAGCAAAGGGTCGGGCCGACATGGCAGCTTCAAGGAGTTCAGCAAGCTTTGATTTGTCTCGTACCTGCATGGTTCACAGCATGTTTGGCCTTGCTATAATCACCCTACTTAATTTAGCTTACAATTGGATATAGATAAGCCGCGACCCTTGTAGGCAATCGGTAGAGCCTTACGTGCCCATTGATCCATAAGCACCGACACCCGCACTTTTAGATTATCATTCTTGCTACATTTGCTGTGCCTATTCCAATCGATTTATAAGATTAGAACACTCTAGCTAATGACCGTCCGCACTCTTCTCTTTGCCCCTCGCAAGCCCGATATCACTCCGGCCCAGTTCCAGCACCACTACGAAACTAAACGGGCCTGATGCCACTCTATTTTGATGCCATGATCGATCGGTACAGGAACGTGTTCTAGCAGACAAAAATAGTCTCATTGCCAATGATCGGGCCCTAGATCGATGGGTCAGTAAATGATAAGAGGCTATTTTATGTTTTCATTGTGAGCATACCATATACACCAGATTCCGGTGCGCAATGCGCCAAGTCCGATCTGACTGCCGATGCCATATATCCTGGTACTGGCCGTAGGCATATGCGACTTGGCCGGTAGCTTGTCCGGAGCCGAAATGCGCAGCGCGATAGTAGGTCACGGACTCGGCGACGGTAAGCGAGATAGGATCAATCAGCTGGGTGCCAAATAGATGCTGTGTCGTAACACACTCCAGGCTGGCAGCTAGTGCTTGCTGGATGTTGGACAGCGGTGTCAGAACATTAAGGGGTGCCGAGTAGTTGGCGACGGCATTTTCGGCAAAGACCTTGTCTAGGGCGTCGAAGTTCTTTCCATCAATGGCAAATGGGTAGAGCGCGAGGGTGTTTCGGATTGCCTCGACTACGGTTGCATCTTCGCCGGCGTGTGGTACGAAATCATTGGCCAGCAAGGACAGTGGGATGGGCGCTGTGCCTAATGGCGGCGAGAAATCCGCGACAGCAGTAGAAATAGAGAGCCCGGCAAAGGCAGTGAGAGCGAGGAGTTTCATGGTGGGTGGGATGGAATAGAATGAAATCTTCGAGGGCAATTATTAGGGATAAGCGGAAGTACCCAGGACCCCGGTCAAGTAGTTCTCGTATAACTAGTCCGTATGGTCGAGGTCCAACCGCACTAACTAAAGCTGCAACCGAGGAAACGTAGTTGGTCATGGATAAGCGATTAGGCCATAATAGAATACATTAACCGATTGGTCCTGCAGAGCCCCTCTAAATCTGCGTGCGTCGAGCTGCAACACAATTGTCACAGCAAATCCCtagttcttcttcttctcggcaatTTCATTGTCCTCCGGAGCAAATCGAATCCGCTTCCCGTAGAGAAAAGGAGACCGAGACACCAACGTACCCACGGCATAGCCGATGTAGGCCCCAACCAAAATAGTGATTGGGAATGCTTGCCATGGCCGATCCCTGCCATCCAAAAGTCAGCCAAGATGGATCGTTGAAATTCAATGATTGTAAAATACTAACCAATCCAATGGAATAGGAATAGCACCGAACCATGCTCCCAGGCCCGTCCCAAGAGCGCCACCCCAGACCGTGTCCGCCGGAAGAGCGAAGCCCCAGACTTCTTTCCAGGCCGCACCGTCGACTCCATGAACGTATATCAATGCAGTCGCAGAAAGAACAGCCATATGGGCAGCGCAGAGCATAGTCTCGGCGTTTTGAGTGGTGAGCGGAGcgccgaagaggacgagcaggatgGCCAAAACGGGTGTGGCcaggagagagagaagagcgagggagaggaatGCAGGCTATAGAACGTCGTCAGCGTTAGAGAGCACCCAACgatccaagaagcagctcTCATACCATCAATTTAGCCCAAATGCCAGCCCAAACGTTCTTACCCGTCTGTTGCTTCCGTCGGTAGCCAGGCTTACCGGGGCGCAACGCGACGCTAGGTGAAGAGGGCGATCGGGGAGCAGATTTCCTTTCCCCATCTCCGGGAACCGGTGACCCCGTGTCCGTCACCttggaagatgaaggagacgGCACCGTCCCAACCGGCGGAAGACAGACCATCACGTAGCTCAACTGCAGGAGGAGCACCCATGGCAAGCTATTTAGGAGCTCCCGGGCCGGATTCGCAGTCAATGCATCGAAGCGAAAAGCAAAGAGCGTCAGCAGCAATGTCGGCTGAACGAACGAGTAGATTTGCGAGGTGGGCGAAGGAAGGATGTTGACAGGCGGAACGGGAGGCTTCTCAACGAGGGGTTGACCTGAAgtcgagctggaggatgcCGCAGGGCTCAaggaagaagcaggagaGAAGGGCGAGGCCATTGTAGACACATGGGAGCAGAAACCGCGGTCTGGTTCGGTCGAAGTTCATCCCAGCATGGCAAAGGGAAGGAATCCAGCTGTGGTTTGTCTGGTTTGCAGCTGGCGGTTGGTGCCTCGTCACTCAGGCACTCGAAAATACACTTCCTAGACTGACCAAGGAGGTTCCAGCTAAGAGTGCCCTGCTTAGGGAGGTTTAGGGAGGGATTAGGCTTGGTTTTTGGAAAATTAGAGTGACTTAGGGAAGTTTTACGAACCCTGGGTACTCTCAACTTTGGAGAGGGCCAGGGTAAGCTCAGCTAATTCCTGGGTACGCTCAACGACGTGCCCGGGCCACTCTCAAGCTGGACCCCCGAAACATACAATAATCAACCAACTGACTTCATGGATTTTGATTCTAGCAATCGTAAAAATGACCTGAATCAAAAGTCCACTAGTAGGCAATCAACCACAAAAAGAACAGACAAGACTGGCTGAAGATAGGAGACATCCATACATTCGTAGACACATCGCGACGCATGACACGGCAAGAAAGGGATATGAACAGGGATTAGATGTTGGGAAGAACGCGAAGACAAAAGCATTCCGGGTGAAAGGCCAGAAAAGAGAAGCAAGGCCAGGGATCAAAAAAGGGAGATTGCTTCAAGGTATAAGATCCCAAAgcaaaagggaaaaaaaaaacagacAGAGAAAATACGAAAACACAGATGATAGGAAACCCCCAATACCAATCCCAAATCTTTCCCCTCCCTTGGTGCTTGAGAAGAACAAAGAACCGACGCTAAAACATAAAGAGAAACAAGCACCAAGCAGTTGCGCAAGCTGGAAAAGCGTCAGAAGACACTTAAGTAGAGGGCTCTGCAGCCTCCTTGGCAGCCTCCTTGGAAGCATCAGAAGATCCCCCTAATGCCGAGGTCGGTGCCTCAGTAGTCGCGGTGCTTGCAGCTTGAGACACCTCTTTGGCGTGGTCCGCAGCTGGGGCAGCGGACGGCACCACCGGGCTATGCGGCTCCTCAGGGATCGAAGGCGGAAGTCCACCAGGCATGGGTGAAACAGGGGAGCGAAGAGGCTCTTCCTTCGGTTGCTCTCGCGGTATGTCAATGAATGTTGGCGCGCCGTTATCCGGGTCAGGACCGGTCGGGGACAACGGTTGGCTCGTGATAGAAGGATCTGTGTCCGAACGACCGGGGCTTCTGTTTCGATCGAGATCATCCTTTACGCCATCCCGAACTTGAGCGACTTTGGCCTTGAATTTGCCAAATatgcttttcttctctggcTCGGAGCTAGACACACTATTGCCTTGAACCTCGGCATCCAAACTTAACGGCTGGCTCGACAGGTCGCTAGAAGCAGGCTGTAGGTCATTTCCGACAGAGCTACTGCTCTGTTCGGCACCGGGGTTGTTTGTGGCGAGGGGCGGGGATGATACACCCAGTCCAAGCTGTTCGCTGCTCCGTTTAGATGAGCGAGGGAACCGCCAGCTGCGGCGGTGATCTCGGCGCTCGGATCGTGACGCCTCGTCGGCTTGATCCACGTCCGAGTGGTCGGTGAATGAAGAGCGCGAGTTCATGGAAGGAGTGCGGGATTGATGGGGTCGGAGGGAGTTGTCCGTCGCCGGCTGCGGTGTGTTCTCGCCGGGGTTTGTGTTGGACTCGGCCTGAGAGCCCAAGGTGGACGACTGAGTTGGTCGAGGGGTTGTATCGCCCATGCTGATGTCCGTTGACTTCCTTCCACGCGACGATTCCAAGACAGCATCCACACTTTCAGAGTTCACTCCTTGCAAGGAGTTGGATGAGCTCTGGGCACTGGCACTGGCGCTGCCAGGAATTCGTCGCTTCTTCAGCCGATTTGGCTGCCGGTTTTCCTTCTGCTCTACATCTGCGGGGGGTGATTTGCTAAAAAGATTGGAGAGTTTTCGCTCCCGGGTCGGCGTCAAGACTTGAGGGAGCGGGGAGGTTGGGGTTTGAATAATTTCCTGCGGACGGGGGGCGTCGCTTGTGCTGCGATGCTCGGAGGCTGCCACCGGTACGGGGCCGTGAGTCGCGGTATGCTTAAACGAGGGGGCTGGCGTTGAAACTCCCAAGGTGGGTTGACTAGCGCCCTGTTCTTCTGGCTCTTCGAGTACCGATGGCGTTCGACTGGTCGATCGAGAACTTTGATGGGAAGCGGAGAGACCAGTTTGATGGGTCGTGCCGGTCGTGCCGGTCGCGCTGGCCTCGCTGGGTCGTGAGTAGCGCGCAGAAGCAACGACGGGAGCCATCTTGGACGGCAGGGTGTTACTGCGGTGAACGCCACCACCAGATGCAGAAGTCGGGGTACCAGGGCTGGGGGCATTGTTCGAATTCCGCGAGTTTTTGGACGACACAGAAACGTTACGGCGCAGGTTGTCCAGCTTGCGGTGGCCCTCGGTGCTTCCACTGGCGCTGGACACGGAACGACGGATATTCGAGTGCGTCGTCTTGGGCGGCATGCCCGCTTCGACCTCCTTCATCGTTTTCTCGTCGGCTGCAGTGCCATTCATCCCAAACAGAAAGTGATCCTGATTCTCGATGAGGAAAATCAGCACATCCTGGCTCAGCTTGTACTCTTCGGGCGACATGTCATGCTGCGGGTGGGACAGCATCCCAGGCTGAAAGATAGCCGACAGGTTGCCCGAGGGCATGCGATTTTGGTCGGACTTGGATGCGAAGACtgcgagaaggtcgaggataTAGAGGAGCAGTTGCTTATTCAAGGGCGGCAGCTCAATGATCAGCCGCTGGTACGTATCAACGGCCTTGGCGTGATCAAACTTGTCCGCATCGGCCGCTTGAACTCCGCTTTGAACCTGCTTCTGATAGATTCGCAAGGGCTCCCGGAAACGCTCATAGAATTCCAACGGGACGATTGGCTCCGGCAACTGGTTCAAGAACCGACGCAGCACGTTGGCCGCATCGTGCACGGTATATCCTGTCCAATCCAGCCCTTTTCCGTATCGCTCAGGTGAGTCGAAGATCTCCTGGAGGTCTTTGATACGCTTGGCGGAGCCGTTGAGGCGGAAGATACCTTCCACGTCCGTGGCTAGTGGAGAAGGGTCAGTGGGGTCCGGTCAGACCGAGGATCCAGGCCACGTACCTTTCTCCTTCAGAAATACGCCACACTTGGCGACAACAATTGGAACATAACCATAGATGAAACTTTCGCCGTGATCATTGGTCAGGGAGATGGCGACGTTGGCGTACTTGATGCTGACGTTGAGTGGCACACCGAAGATGCCTCGAGGAGGTTCTATCGCAATCACGAATTAGCTAGTTGCTCGAAGGAACAACATCTGAGGCACGTGCGACAGCGGTCGCCATTAATATGGCCGTCACGAGGAAACACTCTGTGGCACAACCAAGTTATGGGCGTGGACATTCAGGGGGCGCGACGTTGACCGCTGAGGGAGGCGGGCAGGCTGGTCGGAGCGAAGGAATTCCCGGCGCAGCAGTGGCATCACCGTCGCATAGGGGAAAAGTATGGTCGGCACTGTACCTTTCAATTCATCCTTCCTGCTGTTCCTTTTGAACTGCCTCCACCACGAGGCGAGGTCGCGTTTAGAcggcggcgagctggagTCCACGGGGTCGGGCGAGGTGGGCAGCGGAGGTATGGCCTCAGCGGCCGGCGGCGACTTGCCGGTCACCATGGCGAACGAGGTGCGACTCGAGAGAAAGGCGTTGGTGCAAACAAGCGGGAGGGAGCGAAAGCGCGTAGGGAAGGATGGCCCTGCGTCACCGCCCTCGGGTGGATAGAAGGCTGGGGCTGGGGGGCGAAGGGCCCAAGAAGGGCAGAcaggggagaaggagagacTGGAGGAGAGGCCACGATGgcgaagggaaggaaggaggatgagagaGGGCGCAGTAGGGGAGGATGAAGGGAGACCCGAGAGAGTGCGTGagtgagaaagagagaagatcaaggcggGTGAAGATGGTTCACGGGGCACGAGCCAACAGAGTCAGTACTATGAATAGACTGGGGCAAGTTACAGAGACGATATTATCATGGTCACCACTACTgggtattattattattataatCAGTAGAGGTTCTGCGCTTTTATTATCATGTTACTATGGAAGAATTGGCCACTATCATTATTGTCTAACTCGACGATTTTTCTTCTAGGGTCTACTCAAACGGCCCTGCCCTCACGTCACCGGCCCCTAGTCAACCATCGTGGCTAGACCCTGGCAAAGGGGCCGGCGTGGCCATTCAGATGTCTTCGCCTACCGTAATTAGTACCGATCGGCCCGCCGGTGGGCTCCGCAGGCTTCGTGAATTTTTCTGGTCGTGTTCTCCCGGTGGGTCAGAGGGAGATTGCACCCAGATTGACACAGGTCCTTTGCCAGgggcatgatgatgattttggACATCCCTACTGACACGCGCCGAACAGTTTCATAATGGGGTTAAACGATCATAATAATGAAACGTACCGAACAGGCATAGGACAATAGGTCATGTGACCCTGTTCACGTGCTGTATTATCTAATCTCGGATCAACATTGTTGCGCCGGAACTGGTGCAGCTTCGGAGCGGTTTGAGTCGAGGTGATCCAAACACTGTCCACCAGTTGCATTCATTTTTTCCACACACACCATGGAAGGGTAGGCGTGCATCtcctttccctttcttctcacACATCGCTGACTTGATCCAGACTCAACGCAAACGAACAACGCGAATTCGCGTCCCGCATGGAGCGGAAGCAGCTGAAAGAGTTTATGACGGTACGCTACTCGACCTCTCCCTAAACCGATGATGTGCCATCTCATCTGAGCCGGATCCTCAATTCccctcctcgatcttcctTGTGCCAATCTGACGATGCTCTTGACTGTCTAGATGTACTCCAAGATGGTGCAGCGGTGTTTCGACGACTGCGTCAATGATTTCACCACCAAGTCCCTCATCAACCGCGAGGAGCAGTGTGTCATGCGCTGCGTCGATAAGCACCTCAAGAGCTCGGCTCGTCTGAACGAGCGGTTCCAGGAGCAGAATGCCGCCATGATGCAGGGCGGGCAGATGCCGGGCCGTTAAGTGCGGACTTGGACGGGCTGTGTGCGGAAGATGGCTCTCAAATGtgtggagaaggagagtCGATGGGACCTCGAGGATAgccatggccatctccgGCCCAACCGGAACGATTCTGGAGGGGCTGGTGTGAGATTGGTGTGAGATCACTGCCTGGCTCTCGGGGCCCCTATCGGTGAGGAAGCAGAGCAAGCTCGGCTTCTTTCCCGTGTATCATAGTGCTTTTAGGCGCGGGGGGTGCATGCTCCCCGTCGCCTTTCCAAATATAAAAAGGGCTCTGATAGCCCCCGGTACTTCGCCCTTAAACCCTGCTCTTACTTCCGATGTCCACATCATCCGATCCCGCCGCAAAATGCCCAAAGCTTCTGCATCCCTCACTCTCCCGTTCCTCTTTCTACTGATAGGCTGTTATTATTGTTCAATCCACCTCTCTTTTCACCGGACACCAGCTATGTATGGATGGTCTGTTGGAGTAAAAACACCCATCTCGATCTTGAGCGGGACGAATTGCCTATCTAGAACCGGCTGTCCAGCAGTGGGTCGGTGTCATCGGCGTTCACCAGACTTCTCCAATCTTAGTCAAACACTTCCCCTCAGGAAAGCAACGGAATCTcccctcatcatcctcctcacgCACTCCAACCTCGTTCACTAACTATTATTCCCCCACCCCCTCACTCTCCGACTCcacccattcttcttcctaATTATTCCCGCCCGTCgcccttctttcttctttcttctctatatccccttccatctctctccGTCTTATCCTGTGAGTCGGGTCGTCCTACGTAGTTCCCACCCATCCCGCCCATCGCTAACCGCCCTCCCACAGCGTTTTCTGTGCACCCGAAACTGACCTGATACCATGTCCGGTACCGTCGGAAAGGTAAAAAGACTCTCCCTGGAAATATCGTGAATATGAACTAACATGAATTGTCTCAGACCATCACTTGCAAGGTAAGCTACAACTTTTCCCGGTGCCCCAGCTTAACTCCAATGTGCCCCGCCATGTTACCTCGCGTCACCCTGATGTCACCTACTCACGCATCGCTGATAGGCTGCGATCGCCTGGGCCGCCGGTGAGCCTCTGTCTGTGGAAGACGTCGAGGTCGCTCCCCCGAAGGCGCATGAGGTGCGCATTGAAATCCACCACACAGGCGTCTGCCACACCGGTAAGTCCCATCGTAAGCCCCGCCATCCGCGCCCCTCACACTAACACGGTCAGATGCCTACACGCTCTCGGGCAAGGACCCGGAGGGTGCTTTCCCCATTGTCCTGGGACACGAGGGTGCCGGCATTGTCGAGTCGGTGGGTGAGGGCGTGACTTCGGTCAAGCCTGGCGACTATGTGATCGCTCTCTAGTATGTCCAGTGTCGCCCATATTAAGCATGGCATCGACTGACTCGCTTCCAGTACTCCTGAATGCGGTGAATGCAAGTTCTGCAAGTCTGGAAAGACCAACCTCTGCGGCAAGATCCGTGCTACCCAGGGTAAGGGTGTCATGCCCGATGGCACCTCCCGGTTCAAGGCCCGCGGCAAGGACATCTTGCATTTCATGGGTacctcgaccttctcgcaGTACACTGTGGTCGCCGACATCTCTGTTGTTGCGGTCACAGACAAGATCCCTACCGACCGCTCGTGTCTGCTCGGCTGCGGTATCACCACGGGCTACGGTGCCGCGGTGGTGACGGCCAAGGTGGAGCAGGGCTCCAACGTCGCTGTGTTCGGTGCCGGCTGCGTCGGTCTGTCGGTGATGCAGGGTGCGgtcaagaacaaggccgGCAAGATCATTGCGGTCGACGTCAAcgacgacaaggaggccTGGGCGCGCAAATTCGGTGCCACGGACTTTGTCAACCCCACCAAGCTCTCGGGCAAGACCATCCAGGAACACCTGATCGAGATGACCGACGGCGGCTGCGATTACACTTTTGACTGCACCGGTAACGTCGGTGTCATGCGCGCCGCGCTCGAGGCCTGCCACAAGGGCTGGGGTGAGagcatcgtcatcggtgTGGCGGCTGCTGGCCAGGAGATCTCGACTCGGCGTAAGTCATTCTGGGTTCCTTAATCACTGTCCATTTAACTGACTTCTCCAACAGCATTCCAGCTTGTCACCGGTCGTGTGTGGAAGGGATGTGCCTTTGGCGGTATCAAGGGCCGCACGCAACTGCCGGCCCTGGTGGACGACTACCTCGGCGGTAAGCTCAAGGTGGACGAGTTCATCACGCACCGCCAGCCGCTGGATGGCATCAACAGTGGCTTCGACCAGATGAAGCAAGGTGACTGCATCCGCTGTGTGGTGGACATGAAATAGATCTTGCGTTCTGAGTAACGGAGCGAAAAGTTAGTTCTGATATGTGGAATATGAACTTGTGACTGTTCTCCTGCGTTGGTGAAGTTTATTGCCGGGGCTGTCCACGCTCTATGTAGAGTTCGTACATGAACGGCCAAGGTCCCCAGCATTGAGCAACCTTGCGAGCCGACCTCCCCGCTCGCCTGCGTGCATCTTCTCGCTCCATCGGTAAGAATCCGATGGTCTCCACCTCTCCTTGCATAGATAAACAGGTCGATTTCGGTTCTATTTCGGAAGAACGTCGCACTTGATAGCCAGAATGGTTTCTGGATGGTCAGTCTAGCCTGCAGCCAGGCGGAATACGGTGATCTTCACGGCAGAGTACAGTCTATAAGGCCAGATGgtcaccacatccaccgGACAAGGCCTGAGATGGTCCACCATGAGTACGTCTATAAACAGAGCCACTCGCACGGGCATGGCGAGATCGACCTGGCCGGCCTTTCTCCGGTCACCAGTCTTCCTTCATCGATCACTGTACACTTTCCCATCCTATTATAGACAATATCTGAAACATATTTCAAGCCCGAACTAGTCATGGCCAAAGAGCTCGCCCTCCCGGAGCCCTTCGCCTCCATCCCACGAACAcagcttctccttggccCTTCGCCGATCCATGCCCTCCCCCGCATCAGCTCCGACCTCGCCAGCAACAGCTCGCACCCACCGGTGACCATCTACGCCAAGCGGGATGATCTGAACTCCGCGTACGCATATGGCGGCAACAAAACCCGCAAGCTGGAGTATCTGCTCGCCGACGCCCAGGCGCAAGGCTGCACCACTCTCGTCTCCATTGGCGGCGTGCAGAGCAACCATACGCGCCAGGtggccgccgtggccgcACGCACTGGCCTTGAAGCTCGCCTGGTGCAGGAGCACTGGGTCGATTGGGTGGACCCGGGGTATGAGACCGTTGGAAACATCCAGCTGTCACGGCTGATGGGCGCAGACGTGCGGCTGGACCCATCTGGGTTCGGAATTGAACACAAGACCACCGCGCAGGCAGTGGTGGACGAGTGCGTTGCGCAGGGCAAGAAGCCATACTACATCCCCGCAGGCGCGTCCGACCATCCGCTCGGCGGGCTGGGGTTCGCCCGCTGGGCATTTGAAGTGCGCGAGCAGGAACAGGAGCAGGGCGTTTTCTTCGAAACGGTGGTCGTCTGCGCCGTGACTGGGTCGACTTTCGCCGGCATGATCGCAGGGTTTAAGCTGCTGGAGCGTCTGCACCCGACAGACCCCCAACGAAGGATCATTGGCATCGACGCCTCGGCGACGGTGGAGGCTACTCGCGCGCAGGTCCTGCGGATTGCCCGCAACACGGCTGTCCACATCGGTTTGAGCGCGGACGATATCACTGACGCCGATGTCATTCTCGACGACCGCTATCATGCTGGCATTTATGGTATCCCAGATCGCCAGACCTGGGATGCGATTGAGTATGCCGCTCGCATGGAGGCATTTATCACGGACCCGGTTTACGAGGGGAAGAGCTTTGCCGGTATGGTGGATATGATCCGACAGGGAGAGATCCAGGGTGGCAATGTGTTGTATGCTCATTTGGGTGGGCAGTTGGCGTTGAATGCGTATTCGGATATTGGCCGGACCCAGGGTTAGCAGGCCATAAAGCTAGTGATGAATTTACGGAGCTACGGCGAAGGACACAAGATTGGAAAATCAATTTAAGTTGGCATTTGTCAAAGGAGTGACTGTAGTTGGAAAACTGAGGATCAA is part of the Penicillium psychrofluorescens genome assembly, chromosome: 4 genome and encodes:
- a CDS encoding uncharacterized protein (ID:PFLUO_007115-T1.cds;~source:funannotate), whose protein sequence is MAKELALPEPFASIPRTQLLLGPSPIHALPRISSDLASNSSHPPVTIYAKRDDLNSAYAYGGNKTRKLEYLLADAQAQGCTTLVSIGGVQSNHTRQVAAVAARTGLEARLVQEHWVDWVDPGYETVGNIQLSRLMGADVRLDPSGFGIEHKTTAQAVVDECVAQGKKPYYIPAGASDHPLGGLGFARWAFEVREQEQEQGVFFETVVVCAVTGSTFAGMIAGFKLLERLHPTDPQRRIIGIDASATVEATRAQVLRIARNTAVHIGLSADDITDADVILDDRYHAGIYGIPDRQTWDAIEYAARMEAFITDPVYEGKSFAGMVDMIRQGEIQGGNVLYAHLGGQLALNAYSDIGRTQG